The following are encoded together in the Humulus lupulus chromosome 5, drHumLupu1.1, whole genome shotgun sequence genome:
- the LOC133779082 gene encoding uncharacterized protein LOC133779082, with translation MAYGFELVYEHFRKQAPPSFVGKVDPVVAHDLLKSVDAIFYHMEWNDHHSISCAGHLLKLDTRIWWDVVKQTRDLNTMNWAKFVHEFSKKYYSATMLATKVDKFVILVKGNLSVSDYAYKLDSLARFVPQIVATEAMEVQRFMRGPN, from the coding sequence ATGGCTTATGGATTTGAGCTAGTTTATGAGCACTTTAGGAAGCAAGCCCCACCTAGTTTTGTAGGGAAAGTTGACCCTGTGGTGGCACATGATTTGCTGAAATCGGTAGATGCCATTTTTTATCACATGGAGTGGAATGATCATCATAGCATTTCATGTGCAGGCCACCTACTCAAGTTAGACacaagaatatggtgggatgtggtgaagcAGACTCGTGACTTGAATACTATGAACTGGGCAAAATTTGTTCATGAATTTAGCAAGAAGTACTACAGTGCAACTATGTTGGCAACCAAGGTGGACAAGTTCGTGATTTTGGTTAAAGGAAACCTTTCTGTTAGCGACTATGCATACAAGTTAGATAGTTTGGCGAGGTTTGTACCTCAGATAGTTGCAACTGAAGCCATGGAGgtccaaaggtttatgagaggacCGAATTAA